From Chelatococcus sp. YT9, a single genomic window includes:
- a CDS encoding MucR family transcriptional regulator translates to MNDAETNTNYVELTADIVSAYVSNNTVGPSDVAAMIGEVHAALARVTSGPIEEPVEAPKPAISIKKSITPDYLICLEDGKKFKSLKRHLRTQYDITPEQYREKWGLPSDYPMVAPNYAKARSQLAKDMGLGQQRRKRRGGRG, encoded by the coding sequence ATAAACGACGCCGAGACTAATACGAACTACGTTGAACTCACCGCTGATATCGTGTCGGCCTATGTCAGCAATAATACTGTCGGGCCGAGTGACGTGGCTGCGATGATCGGTGAGGTGCACGCCGCACTGGCGCGTGTCACCAGCGGCCCGATCGAGGAGCCGGTGGAGGCGCCGAAGCCGGCGATCTCCATCAAGAAGTCTATTACGCCGGATTACCTCATTTGCCTTGAGGACGGAAAGAAGTTCAAGTCTCTCAAGCGGCACCTGCGTACGCAGTATGATATCACGCCGGAGCAATACCGCGAGAAATGGGGTCTGCCATCTGACTATCCCATGGTCGCCCCCAACTATGCCAAGGCACGCTCGCAGCTTGCCAAGGATATGGGTCTTGGCCAGCAAAGGCGGAAACGGCGCGGCGGTCGCGGTTGA
- a CDS encoding SufE family protein produces the protein MQPPLDEILDNFEFLDDWDDRYRYLIELGRMLEPLPDGARSEANKVRGCASQVWLETQITRNADDEPVVSFRGDSDAHIVRGLVGLTFAIFSGHTAREIVGTDALALFNKLGLGDHLTPQRSNGLRSMVERIKTDARTALAEAAT, from the coding sequence ATGCAGCCGCCGCTCGACGAGATACTCGACAATTTCGAGTTCCTCGACGATTGGGATGATCGTTACCGCTACCTCATCGAGCTGGGGCGGATGCTGGAGCCGCTGCCGGATGGCGCCCGCTCCGAGGCCAACAAGGTTCGAGGCTGCGCCAGCCAGGTTTGGCTCGAGACGCAGATCACCCGCAATGCCGACGACGAGCCGGTGGTGAGTTTCCGTGGCGACAGCGACGCGCATATCGTCCGAGGGTTGGTCGGGCTGACTTTTGCCATCTTCTCCGGCCACACCGCCCGCGAGATTGTCGGAACGGATGCGCTCGCGCTATTCAACAAGCTTGGGCTTGGTGACCATCTGACCCCGCAGCGCTCGAACGGCCTGCGATCGATGGTCGAGCGCATTAAAACCGACGCACGAACTGCCCTTGCCGAAGCGGCAACGTGA
- a CDS encoding DUF6456 domain-containing protein has protein sequence MRNDDRANGSGQLSAAAVRLLTHIAARGASARQLTEMPDDINLFVERKGVTLGAGRLPLAAAGMLVAHDLAIWEGTGPRRVLVITSAGVAHLRRRSAEPEERFASQHLNTAERTLEVAGVRRKVRVDEGESPLAWLRARHDRNGRPFVDAVCFEAGERLRADLTIAQLLPKVTMRWTAGPVGQGGQGPAAATDAMIAARQRARRALQAVGSDFAGLLMDVCGFLKGLETVERERGWPPRSGKVILQLALRRLAEAYGLSAEAKGSAAASGIRWWHAPVDRMEA, from the coding sequence ATGCGAAATGATGATCGAGCAAATGGAAGCGGGCAGCTCTCCGCAGCGGCGGTGCGCCTCCTGACCCATATTGCGGCTCGCGGAGCAAGCGCCCGTCAACTCACGGAAATGCCCGATGACATCAACCTTTTTGTCGAGCGCAAGGGCGTGACACTGGGTGCGGGACGTTTGCCTCTCGCTGCGGCGGGCATGCTCGTCGCGCATGATCTCGCGATATGGGAAGGGACCGGTCCAAGGCGCGTATTGGTGATCACGTCAGCGGGCGTCGCACACTTGCGCAGGCGGTCAGCCGAGCCGGAGGAGCGCTTTGCGAGTCAGCACCTCAACACCGCAGAAAGGACGCTGGAGGTGGCGGGCGTGCGACGAAAGGTGCGCGTCGACGAAGGGGAGAGTCCGCTTGCCTGGCTCAGGGCTCGCCACGATCGTAACGGTCGACCTTTTGTCGATGCAGTCTGTTTCGAGGCAGGCGAGCGGCTGCGCGCGGACCTGACCATTGCTCAGCTCCTGCCCAAGGTCACGATGCGTTGGACGGCAGGGCCAGTGGGTCAAGGGGGGCAAGGCCCCGCCGCGGCGACGGATGCAATGATCGCCGCCCGGCAACGCGCCCGGCGTGCGCTTCAGGCTGTCGGCTCTGATTTCGCTGGCCTTCTCATGGATGTCTGCGGCTTCCTGAAGGGGCTTGAAACGGTTGAGCGCGAGCGGGGCTGGCCGCCGCGCTCGGGCAAGGTGATCCTGCAACTAGCCCTGCGGCGATTGGCAGAGGCTTATGGGTTGTCCGCCGAGGCAAAAGGAAGCGCTGCGGCCAGTGGTATTCGCTGGTGGCATGCGCCGGTCGATCGCATGGAAGCCTGA
- a CDS encoding DUF1214 domain-containing protein, which yields MRSFIALPLIFAIGAATGLGSAYFAVKGDPAFGAVKSGQWVTWPELGSVTIDPYALANLARSARIPLASGEGYVFTASTDEAGRPLDSTCRYTLSGPSPRARAWTVTIYDANGELSPNALQRDGFTSRELTLSADGTININLSREATPGDWLPLPATRAFSAVLRLYDTALSPTSGAISSIGLPTLKRTAC from the coding sequence GTGCGCTCATTCATCGCCCTGCCCCTGATCTTCGCCATTGGCGCCGCCACCGGCCTCGGCTCGGCCTATTTCGCCGTGAAGGGGGATCCGGCATTCGGTGCTGTCAAATCCGGTCAATGGGTGACGTGGCCGGAGCTCGGCTCAGTGACGATCGATCCCTATGCGCTCGCCAATCTGGCGCGTTCGGCCCGGATTCCGCTTGCGTCGGGAGAAGGCTATGTATTCACCGCGAGCACGGACGAAGCCGGCCGTCCCCTCGACAGTACCTGTCGCTACACGTTGTCGGGTCCCTCGCCGCGGGCACGCGCCTGGACAGTAACGATCTATGATGCGAACGGCGAGCTGTCGCCCAATGCCCTGCAGCGGGACGGGTTCACCTCTCGTGAGCTGACACTTTCTGCCGATGGCACCATCAACATCAATCTTTCACGCGAAGCGACGCCCGGCGACTGGCTTCCTTTGCCGGCAACGCGGGCATTTTCAGCGGTCCTTCGCCTTTACGACACGGCCTTGTCTCCGACGTCCGGAGCCATCAGCAGCATCGGCCTTCCGACACTGAAGCGGACGGCGTGCTAA
- a CDS encoding PAS domain-containing sensor histidine kinase: MTALISGLSLRQRLANLIHPSVGEDEDERARHEHFIVTRLIVAFVALTALPLYLAVFGVPSLAQLLVLILLAAPIGAVVLLSQTGRLDVAYGLSSASFALLVLVLATASGGTTSPALICLVALPVEALLSGSTRLVLASSFMGVAAAFTVAILQALGFVQAGGVQPGLMMPLCASAAIGYVATQALAACRREAKDRAVIAQHDARDQVVLETIGDLVTWHDRSGSVVFVSSAAEILTGLPAQRLYGRGLFDLVHIADRPGFIKTLTDAVFTTGPLNTQFRLNVASSDPETGPAASSFIWVEMTVKRAQNAAGELLDDTYAVVAVTRDITPLKQHEAELDEALSQAESANEAKSRFLATVSHELRTPLNAIIGFSEILASPALSPHDQARQREYAMIVQNSGRHLLEMVNMLLDMSRIEAGNFEVEFEPFDVSALLNDCCDLMQLKAKDAEIVLRRQFERNDHVLVADQRACRQIVLNLIANAVKFTPPGGEVRVSAKVEGERFVLSVADTGIGIAEEDIPRLGSPFFQARSSYDRPYEGTGLGLSVVNGLISLHHGTIDIASTAGKGTTVTVSLPQDCRTGVVARPTRQRLDIGLPMPWANRRKDDHEKEAVKRRA, from the coding sequence GTGACCGCTTTGATCTCTGGATTGTCGTTGCGTCAACGCCTGGCGAACTTGATTCACCCCTCGGTCGGGGAGGATGAAGATGAACGCGCGCGTCACGAGCATTTCATCGTAACACGCCTGATCGTTGCTTTCGTTGCCCTGACGGCGCTACCGCTCTATCTCGCGGTTTTCGGCGTGCCGTCGCTCGCGCAGCTCCTCGTGCTCATTCTCCTCGCTGCCCCGATCGGCGCCGTCGTGCTGCTGTCGCAGACCGGCCGGCTCGATGTTGCCTACGGTCTGTCGTCGGCATCCTTCGCGCTGCTCGTCCTAGTGCTCGCGACCGCTTCCGGAGGCACGACCTCGCCCGCGCTGATCTGCCTCGTGGCCCTGCCGGTGGAGGCGCTTCTGTCAGGCTCGACACGCCTGGTGCTGGCGTCGAGCTTCATGGGTGTCGCCGCCGCCTTTACCGTCGCGATCCTTCAGGCGCTCGGCTTCGTGCAAGCCGGTGGTGTGCAGCCGGGGCTCATGATGCCGCTCTGCGCGTCGGCGGCGATCGGCTATGTGGCGACGCAGGCGCTCGCAGCCTGCCGCCGAGAGGCCAAGGACCGTGCCGTTATCGCCCAGCACGACGCACGCGATCAGGTGGTTCTGGAGACGATAGGCGATCTCGTCACATGGCATGATCGCAGCGGCTCGGTGGTTTTCGTCAGCTCGGCCGCCGAAATCCTGACCGGCCTTCCGGCGCAGCGGCTTTATGGGCGCGGCCTGTTCGATCTCGTCCACATCGCTGACCGCCCCGGCTTCATCAAGACGCTGACTGATGCCGTTTTCACCACAGGGCCCTTGAACACGCAGTTCCGGCTCAACGTGGCTTCCTCCGACCCGGAGACAGGCCCGGCCGCGAGCAGCTTCATCTGGGTAGAGATGACCGTCAAACGCGCCCAGAATGCTGCGGGCGAACTTCTGGACGATACCTATGCTGTCGTTGCGGTGACGCGCGACATCACCCCCCTCAAACAGCATGAGGCTGAACTCGACGAGGCTCTGAGCCAAGCCGAAAGCGCCAATGAGGCCAAAAGCCGCTTCCTGGCGACCGTCAGCCATGAATTGCGCACGCCCCTCAATGCCATCATTGGTTTTTCCGAGATCCTAGCGAGCCCCGCACTATCACCGCACGATCAGGCGCGGCAGCGTGAGTATGCAATGATCGTGCAGAACTCGGGCCGCCATCTCCTGGAAATGGTGAACATGCTGCTCGACATGTCGCGGATCGAGGCGGGCAATTTCGAGGTTGAATTCGAGCCCTTCGATGTGAGCGCCTTGCTCAATGATTGTTGCGATCTCATGCAGCTCAAGGCCAAGGATGCCGAGATCGTCCTCCGCCGTCAGTTCGAGCGTAACGACCATGTGCTGGTAGCCGACCAGCGCGCTTGCCGGCAAATTGTGCTCAACCTCATTGCGAATGCGGTGAAATTCACGCCGCCGGGCGGAGAAGTTCGTGTGAGTGCAAAGGTCGAGGGCGAGCGTTTCGTTCTCAGTGTCGCGGATACCGGGATCGGCATCGCGGAAGAGGATATTCCAAGGCTCGGCTCTCCGTTCTTCCAGGCGCGCTCGTCTTACGACCGGCCTTATGAAGGAACCGGGCTGGGCCTATCGGTCGTTAATGGGCTCATATCGCTGCACCATGGCACAATCGATATCGCGAGCACCGCCGGCAAGGGCACAACAGTGACCGTGTCGCTGCCTCAGGATTGCCGCACCGGTGTCGTGGCCCGGCCAACGCGCCAGCGACTGGACATAGGGCTGCCAATGCCCTGGGCTAATCGTCGCAAAGACGACCATGAAAAAGAGGCTGTGAAGCGTCGTGCGTGA
- a CDS encoding YcgN family cysteine cluster protein, producing the protein MNAEPRDSAELPFWKTKTLAQMDETEWESLCDGCGRCCLVKLEDEDTGTIHFTDIACRLLDTDSCRCRDYPNRQAYVHDCIRLTVEEVGRLSWLPPTCAYRLVREGVDLYWWHPLVSGDPETVHMAGVSLRGRSVTSEEDLPEEDFPDRIVSWPNKVPKRARRRSD; encoded by the coding sequence ATAAATGCGGAGCCGCGTGACTCGGCGGAGTTACCGTTCTGGAAGACGAAAACGCTGGCCCAGATGGATGAGACCGAGTGGGAGTCGTTGTGCGACGGTTGCGGCCGCTGCTGCCTCGTCAAGCTTGAGGATGAGGACACAGGTACCATTCATTTCACGGACATCGCTTGCCGTCTTCTCGATACCGACAGCTGCCGTTGCCGCGATTATCCAAATCGCCAGGCCTACGTGCATGACTGCATCCGCCTGACCGTCGAGGAGGTCGGGCGGCTGTCATGGCTGCCTCCGACCTGCGCCTACCGTCTCGTACGCGAGGGCGTGGATCTCTACTGGTGGCATCCGCTCGTTTCGGGAGACCCGGAAACCGTTCACATGGCAGGCGTATCGCTGCGCGGGCGGTCCGTGACGAGCGAGGAGGACCTGCCGGAGGAAGACTTTCCGGATCGGATCGTCAGCTGGCCGAACAAGGTACCCAAACGTGCGCGCCGGCGCTCCGACTGA
- a CDS encoding PBP1A family penicillin-binding protein, whose product MDSSLYDASRDFNEVWLRICAYSDRLRVRGFARIANELACEGLTLGLAGGILMLALAIPAFRETSEDWLKRPELAVTFLDRYGNEIGKRGILHDDTLAIQDIPDVFIKAVLATEDRRFYDHFGIDVIGTLRAASANARAEGVVQGGSSITQQLAKNLFLNNERSLERKVKEAFLALWLESRLTKNEILKLYLDRAYMGGSTFGVVAATEFYFGKSVKDLTLPEAAMLAGLFKAPSKFAPHVNLPAARARAADVLSNMVAANVLSEGQAEMARRNPATPIDRRREVSPDYYLDWAFEEVKRLADEGKFGEERVLTVKTGLDIFVQHSAESALEENLRRDGKRFNASQGAMAVLEPDGNVRAMVGGRDYGASQFNRATNALRQPGSSYKPFVYTAALEAGLYKPNTIVTDAPVCIGNWCPNNYGRSYGGSMPLITALAKSINTIPVRMSLALGKGNARVGRAKIIEMSHRMGLTTNLEDTPSLPIGAGVVTVLDMASGYAVFANGGKRAKPYSAIEVRNGRGEIIWRHDSEAPPQQIIAPSVIADMNVMLQRVVEGGTGGRARLPGIVVAGKTGTTNAYRDAWFVGFTGNLVASVWLGNDDYTSTRNLTGGVLPAQIWHDTMAPILVGTDQKPLLGIDVKPGAGEKPVAANAPAASESGRGGPMTLSRRSYEALNSVTDLIKAAGPPPRRQAAGARVPATPNVFGSATPPVAMP is encoded by the coding sequence GTGGATTCGAGCCTCTACGATGCCAGCCGAGACTTCAATGAGGTGTGGTTACGGATCTGCGCCTATTCCGACAGGCTGCGCGTTCGTGGCTTTGCCCGTATTGCCAATGAGCTCGCCTGTGAAGGCCTGACGCTTGGGCTTGCCGGTGGTATCCTGATGCTCGCCCTCGCCATTCCCGCCTTCCGGGAGACGAGCGAGGACTGGCTGAAGCGGCCGGAGCTGGCGGTCACCTTCCTGGACCGCTACGGCAACGAGATCGGCAAGCGCGGCATCCTCCATGATGATACGCTGGCTATCCAGGACATCCCCGACGTCTTCATAAAGGCCGTTCTCGCGACCGAGGACCGGCGCTTCTATGACCATTTCGGCATTGACGTCATCGGCACGCTGCGCGCCGCCTCCGCCAATGCCCGCGCTGAGGGCGTGGTGCAGGGCGGTTCTTCGATCACGCAGCAGCTTGCGAAGAACCTCTTTCTCAACAACGAGCGATCGCTGGAGCGCAAGGTCAAGGAAGCCTTCCTCGCGCTGTGGCTGGAATCGCGCCTGACGAAAAACGAGATCCTGAAGCTTTATCTGGATCGCGCCTACATGGGCGGCAGCACCTTCGGTGTGGTCGCCGCGACCGAATTCTACTTCGGCAAATCGGTCAAGGATCTGACGCTTCCGGAAGCCGCGATGCTCGCCGGCCTGTTCAAGGCGCCCTCGAAGTTTGCTCCCCACGTCAATCTGCCCGCCGCCCGTGCCCGCGCTGCGGACGTGCTGAGCAACATGGTCGCGGCGAATGTGCTGAGCGAGGGACAGGCCGAGATGGCCCGCCGCAACCCCGCAACGCCGATCGACCGTCGCCGCGAGGTCAGCCCGGACTATTACCTCGACTGGGCCTTCGAAGAGGTCAAACGGCTCGCGGACGAGGGCAAGTTCGGCGAGGAACGCGTTCTTACGGTCAAGACGGGTCTCGACATCTTTGTTCAGCACAGCGCCGAGAGTGCGCTGGAGGAGAACCTGCGCCGGGATGGCAAGCGCTTCAATGCGAGCCAGGGCGCGATGGCTGTGCTTGAGCCAGACGGCAATGTACGCGCCATGGTCGGCGGCCGCGATTACGGCGCGAGTCAGTTCAACCGGGCGACAAACGCTCTTCGGCAGCCCGGCTCCTCCTACAAGCCCTTCGTCTACACCGCGGCGCTGGAAGCGGGCCTCTATAAACCCAACACAATCGTCACCGACGCTCCGGTCTGCATCGGCAACTGGTGCCCGAACAACTATGGCCGCTCTTACGGCGGGTCGATGCCGCTGATTACCGCTCTTGCGAAGTCGATCAACACGATTCCCGTCCGAATGTCGCTGGCGCTCGGCAAGGGCAACGCCAGGGTCGGTCGCGCCAAAATCATCGAGATGAGCCACCGCATGGGGCTTACCACCAATCTCGAAGATACGCCCTCCCTGCCGATCGGTGCCGGTGTTGTGACCGTTCTCGACATGGCATCGGGCTACGCAGTCTTCGCCAATGGCGGGAAAAGGGCGAAACCCTATAGCGCGATCGAAGTCCGGAACGGGCGCGGCGAGATCATCTGGCGTCACGACAGCGAGGCGCCGCCACAGCAGATCATCGCCCCATCGGTGATCGCGGACATGAATGTCATGCTGCAGCGCGTTGTCGAAGGCGGCACAGGCGGCCGCGCACGCCTTCCCGGGATCGTTGTCGCAGGCAAGACCGGCACGACCAATGCCTACCGCGACGCCTGGTTCGTCGGCTTCACGGGCAACCTCGTCGCGAGCGTCTGGCTCGGCAATGATGACTACACCTCCACCCGCAACCTGACCGGCGGCGTTCTGCCCGCCCAGATCTGGCACGACACGATGGCGCCGATCCTGGTCGGCACGGACCAGAAACCCCTTCTGGGAATCGATGTGAAACCCGGCGCCGGGGAGAAGCCGGTTGCCGCCAACGCGCCCGCCGCCAGCGAAAGCGGACGTGGCGGACCCATGACGCTGTCACGCCGTTCCTATGAGGCTTTGAACAGCGTGACCGATCTCATCAAGGCCGCCGGCCCCCCGCCGCGCCGACAGGCAGCGGGAGCGCGCGTGCCAGCCACACCGAACGTTTTCGGCTCGGCCACGCCGCCCGTCGCCATGCCCTGA
- a CDS encoding peptidoglycan-binding domain-containing protein — translation MREVLARSDHDFRIYDSAPEKPRARTRGQTTAQARSARGKGAKTSTSRSIAGAIASGVRPIAILKIIAIPLVRRPATALTTLLMTSCAVFIVVNAVALQPGQHPAPLFGSDRGRAVSETTQRPAESPTPATVPVPPQRVAVPTAPAAVQPPNRPERVPPAPRETTAALPPARPDAIGDFIRGGLPATTGTINATPQASLVLLNAQKALLKLGYVIKPDGLMGPATQKAIEIFEKDHGLAVTGELGARTLEALAAASGMPVE, via the coding sequence GTGCGTGAAGTTCTAGCTCGTTCCGATCACGATTTCAGGATCTACGACAGCGCTCCGGAAAAGCCGCGAGCGCGCACACGCGGCCAAACGACTGCCCAAGCTCGCAGTGCGCGCGGGAAGGGGGCGAAGACATCGACGTCCCGCTCGATCGCGGGCGCTATCGCGAGCGGGGTCCGCCCTATCGCTATTCTGAAGATAATCGCCATCCCGCTTGTCCGACGGCCCGCGACGGCCCTAACCACCCTTCTGATGACGAGTTGCGCGGTTTTCATCGTGGTCAATGCGGTTGCGCTGCAACCTGGCCAGCATCCGGCGCCGCTGTTCGGTTCCGACCGTGGCCGCGCGGTGTCGGAGACAACTCAACGGCCAGCTGAATCCCCGACCCCGGCGACGGTGCCGGTTCCGCCGCAGCGAGTCGCTGTGCCCACGGCGCCGGCTGCCGTCCAGCCACCAAACCGCCCGGAGCGAGTGCCGCCGGCACCGCGCGAGACGACCGCTGCGTTGCCGCCCGCGCGGCCGGACGCTATCGGCGATTTCATCCGCGGTGGTTTGCCAGCCACCACGGGCACGATCAATGCAACGCCGCAGGCCTCGCTCGTGCTGCTCAATGCGCAGAAGGCCCTGCTCAAGCTGGGCTACGTCATCAAGCCTGATGGATTGATGGGGCCGGCTACGCAGAAGGCGATCGAGATCTTCGAGAAGGACCATGGCTTGGCCGTCACAGGCGAACTCGGCGCGCGGACGCTGGAGGCCCTTGCCGCGGCTAGCGGCATGCCGGTTGAATAA
- a CDS encoding S9 family peptidase produces the protein MKQNQPLAEPPVAPTSPHETIVHGVTLRDDYAWLKADNWREVLADPSTLPAHIRTHLEAENAFADAVLSPLADLRKILVAEMRGRIREDDASVPARDGPFYYYTRYREGGQHPLICRASASTMDIGPAFGAPPADDTDILLDGDALAQGKAFFDLAEAVQSPDHGRLAWCADDTGAEFNVIRVRDIASGCDLDDRIEKASDDVVWAADGTAFYYVRLDDNHRPCEVLLHRLGTPAADDTLIFRSNDPAWFINLTQTQSRRFAIISVSDHETSEAHLLDLHEDTPQPRLVAAREDNLRYEVEHHGEALFILTNADGAEDFKIVTAPLASPERAHWRDTVPHRRGIFVLAQLVLQQYLVRLERENALPRIVIRTLATGEEHAISIPEEAYRLSLGEVLEFETNQLRFVYSSMTTPNETYDYDMATHERVLRKRQTIPSGHDPAAYVTRRLFATAADGELIPVSILHRRETPIDGSAPCLLYGYGAYGHALSAGFSANNLSLVDRGFVYAIAHVRGGNEKGWHWYLDGKRDKKPNTFSDFIAAARHLISAGYTAAGRIAAHGGSAGGMLMGAVANDAPELFAGILAEVPFVDVLNTMLDGDLPLTPPEWPEWGNPITDQAAFARIRAYSPYDQVRPQRYPAILALGGLSDPRVTYWEPAKWVAKVRATATGGGPFLLRTNMEAGHGGAAGRFDRLDEIALVYAFALGVVQGTLVSASAS, from the coding sequence ATGAAGCAGAACCAGCCCCTCGCCGAGCCGCCGGTTGCTCCCACCAGCCCCCATGAGACCATCGTCCATGGCGTGACGCTCCGTGACGACTACGCTTGGCTGAAAGCCGATAACTGGCGGGAAGTCCTCGCAGATCCTTCCACGTTGCCTGCCCACATCCGCACCCATCTGGAGGCAGAGAATGCATTCGCGGATGCCGTCCTTTCTCCCCTCGCCGACCTGCGCAAGATCCTGGTTGCTGAGATGCGCGGACGTATCCGCGAAGACGACGCGAGTGTCCCGGCTCGCGATGGCCCGTTCTATTACTACACGCGGTATCGCGAAGGGGGGCAACACCCCCTGATCTGCCGGGCTTCGGCGTCGACGATGGATATCGGCCCGGCATTCGGAGCCCCGCCCGCGGACGACACGGATATCCTGCTCGATGGTGACGCGCTCGCGCAGGGCAAAGCCTTCTTCGATCTCGCCGAGGCTGTCCAGTCACCCGATCACGGCCGCCTCGCCTGGTGCGCCGACGACACCGGCGCGGAGTTCAACGTGATCCGCGTACGCGATATCGCGTCCGGGTGCGATCTCGACGACCGGATAGAGAAGGCCTCCGATGATGTTGTCTGGGCTGCCGACGGAACGGCGTTCTACTATGTTCGGCTCGACGATAACCATCGCCCTTGCGAGGTGCTGTTGCATCGTCTCGGAACGCCGGCAGCAGACGATACGCTGATCTTCAGAAGCAACGACCCCGCTTGGTTCATCAATCTCACACAGACACAATCGCGACGCTTCGCCATCATCTCTGTCAGCGACCACGAGACCTCTGAAGCCCACCTCCTCGATCTCCATGAAGACACGCCGCAGCCCCGCCTCGTGGCCGCTCGCGAGGACAATCTTCGCTATGAGGTAGAACACCACGGTGAGGCGCTGTTCATCCTGACGAATGCCGATGGCGCAGAGGACTTCAAGATCGTCACCGCTCCCCTGGCGAGCCCTGAGCGCGCGCATTGGCGAGATACGGTGCCCCATCGCCGGGGCATCTTCGTGTTGGCCCAGCTCGTCCTTCAGCAATACCTGGTTCGGCTTGAACGCGAGAATGCGCTGCCACGCATCGTCATTCGCACGCTGGCTACGGGTGAGGAGCATGCCATCAGCATCCCGGAAGAAGCCTATCGGCTCTCTCTCGGTGAGGTCCTGGAATTCGAGACCAATCAGTTGCGCTTCGTCTACTCCTCGATGACGACGCCCAACGAAACCTATGATTACGACATGGCGACGCATGAGCGTGTGCTGAGGAAGCGCCAGACCATCCCATCCGGCCATGATCCCGCCGCCTATGTCACGCGCCGCCTCTTCGCCACCGCGGCCGACGGCGAATTGATACCCGTCTCCATTCTCCACCGCCGCGAAACCCCAATCGACGGCAGCGCCCCTTGCCTGCTCTACGGCTACGGGGCCTACGGCCACGCGCTGTCTGCCGGCTTCAGCGCCAACAATCTCTCCCTGGTGGACCGCGGCTTTGTCTATGCCATTGCCCATGTGCGAGGCGGCAACGAGAAAGGCTGGCACTGGTATCTCGACGGCAAGCGCGACAAGAAGCCGAACACCTTTTCGGATTTCATCGCGGCTGCCCGCCACCTCATCTCTGCCGGCTATACAGCCGCCGGGCGGATCGCCGCTCACGGCGGCAGCGCGGGCGGAATGCTGATGGGCGCTGTTGCCAATGACGCGCCTGAACTCTTCGCCGGGATCTTGGCGGAAGTGCCCTTCGTCGATGTGCTGAATACGATGCTAGACGGCGATCTGCCGCTCACGCCGCCGGAATGGCCGGAATGGGGCAACCCCATCACAGACCAAGCCGCGTTCGCGCGTATCCGAGCGTACTCGCCCTATGATCAGGTGAGGCCGCAGCGCTATCCAGCGATCCTGGCGCTCGGTGGCTTGTCGGATCCGCGGGTTACCTATTGGGAGCCGGCGAAATGGGTCGCGAAGGTCCGTGCTACGGCAACCGGCGGTGGCCCATTCCTGCTGCGCACCAACATGGAGGCCGGCCACGGTGGTGCGGCCGGCCGTTTCGATCGGCTTGACGAGATCGCTCTCGTCTACGCGTTCGCCCTCGGAGTCGTCCAGGGAACGTTGGTCTCGGCCTCCGCCTCCTGA
- a CDS encoding DUF1491 family protein yields MRLRTDFWVPAYIRRCSVEGAYAVLRRRGAAEAGAVFIKVDPLDGTCALYGPAPQSLTGDQPEERFFLQVPLGDPSPLAAEEKLQREITFDPDLWIVEVEDREGRHFLNLAKE; encoded by the coding sequence ATGCGGCTGAGGACTGATTTCTGGGTGCCTGCCTATATCAGGCGCTGTTCAGTAGAGGGCGCTTATGCCGTTTTGCGCCGGCGCGGTGCCGCCGAGGCCGGAGCGGTTTTCATCAAGGTTGATCCGCTGGATGGCACCTGCGCGCTCTACGGGCCAGCACCGCAGAGCCTGACAGGCGATCAGCCGGAAGAGCGCTTTTTCCTCCAGGTCCCGCTGGGCGACCCAAGCCCGCTTGCGGCGGAAGAAAAGCTTCAGCGTGAGATCACTTTCGATCCGGATTTATGGATCGTCGAGGTGGAGGATCGAGAGGGGCGCCATTTCCTCAACCTGGCCAAGGAGTGA